From Impatiens glandulifera chromosome 7, dImpGla2.1, whole genome shotgun sequence:
TCCAATTTGGTATAGAGTTGAAACAATCATATCTAATTTGATGATATCCCTGATAAGGAGGAATAATGGAGAGTCAATACTAGTTAGGAACGTATTATAATTCTTCGACATTGGACATGGATTGGATTAGTAGCTAGGACGATTAAAATACAACCACATTCTAAGCTGGCATTGTTGTTGCAGATACATTGGCCATTTCGGACAAAGTCAGGCACGAGAGGGTGGGATCCTGAACTCATGGCTCCCCTCTGCCTTGCGGAGACTTGGGCTGCTATGGAAGGCCTTTACGCTTCTGGCCAAGCACGTGCTATTGGAGTTAGCAACTTCTCTACAAAGAAGCTCGAAGATCTCCTTACTTACGCCAAGATCCCCCCTGCAGTTAACCAAGTGGAATGCCACCCTGGCTGGCAGCAGCCTGCTCTTCATAACCTCTGCAATTCAACCGGCGTCCATCTATCTGTAAAATTTTCAGATTTACAATGTTTCTTGCTATCATTCAACAGATAACCATCTTTTCAACGGTTTGCAGGCCTACAGTCCACTTGGGTCCTCTGGGACTTGGGTAAAAGGAGAAATATTGAAGGATCCTATATTAAACGAGGTGGCAGAGAAGATTGGGAAGTCACCAGCACAAGTAGCTCTCAGATGGGGAATCCAAAGTGGTCACAGTGTCCTGCCTAAGAGCGTGAATGAGTCGCGGATTAAGGAAAATCTTGACCTATTTAATTGGTCTATTTCTCCCGAGCATTTCTCGAAATTATCTAGCATTCCTCAAGTAAGCAATTTTAgtccttttttttgtttttgttttaactGTTCTCAAATTGATTACAATATTTGGTTGTGAATACTACAGAAAAGGCTGCTGAGAGGTGAGTTTGCAATCCATGAGAGCTGTAGTCCCTATAAAAGTCTTGAAGAACTGTGGGATGGAGAAATCTGATATTTGCCTGAAATCAATCAAACCTATCTCTGGTCTGGATTTTCTCTCATTGAACTAGAGGTTTGTTATTTTTTCCATAACAGCCATTCAGAATATggaaattgaatattaaaactCTCATTAGATATGAAAcctttcatatttcatttttcaaataaaagtgCTTGAGGATGAggatattataaaaatgtatgaTATGCCTGACCTCTCTGCAGCTGATTTTAGTTGGTTGGTATAATACATTTCATCTCAAAAAACAAGTAGAAATATTTTACGAGCTTTTAATTTTGAGAACATAAGAGTATTGTTCATCCTTCGACATGGCCATGGTATCCATCGGGTCGGGTACCCAGCCGTCCAGATTGGGTAAATCAGAAACCAGGTTACCTTGTTATTGCCCGACGACAGGTCAGGTACCCGGAATCGAAAAAATAAGAATCAATTTTTATCAATtgagatttaataaattagattaatagTTACAATCTCATTTAAAACGAATCAGTTTGAAAccgtttttttttcataaatactTTTAGGAAACAATTCTGCATCCACAAACCAGCCCTAAAATGatccaataaatatatatagaacatTATGCTAGAGATTTGGAACATGGGTGAAATATTCACTCATATTACTctataaaagaattaataaatgtCGAAACTAACCTTTTTAAGGTATAATCACCTAGGATGGAGGAATATTCATATTATGAAATAAGATGAGATTGACTGAAATTTAgcaacaaaattttataataaaatcatttatatgaTGTTGGTAAACCTTAGAAATAATTTAAcagtttgtttattaattattaaagggATTATTCtgataaatattttgttcaaaataatatgagtgaacaaaaatttatttggtgatgtgtaaatattttgtttcaatttaGTCATAGCATTGTTTCCAATGcacattaatatttatatataatataaatttatttttaattcttgaatttgtattaaaagttggtttatttttaattctcatCACAAAtgtttatacattgttttatttctttaataatgTCCAAAATGCATACTTAGTTTTTATATCACACATAGATAATAATGtgatgaaaattttgtttttacaaattaaatagtatataaaatatattaacaagtTCTTATTGTGACATTAGTTGACATTGAAATAATCTCGATTTTTTGTTGCTAAGTCTCAATTAACAAACAGTATACGTACTTAAAAATCGAGTTTTTGTTGGGTATTacagaaaatgaaaaataagttttgcATTTCGTTATGAATAATCCGAACTAACTAAACGGTCATGAATTTATACCACTAAACATTATTGATAATGAAAAttgtgatgattatttttgtttgtccATTAATCTATATCTATATGGTCAAAAGAATGAGAACATATAATATTCAGTAATAAAAAACTACAAAAATGGGCTTGATTAAGCAGCAACAGAGAGAAATACAAAACTAAccattatttaagttttaaatgataatgaaGCACCATGCTATATTAGTGAATCCATTCAAGGTTCAACAAGAGAATATAACTAAGTTTCTTGacaaattttcattttgagAGAGATAAGACAAttactagaaaaaaaaaacatattaaacaagCTCTTTGTTGGGTTTGGGGGATAACATGGAGAATTCATCAATCATTATGTTATCTAATTCAAATACTTACAATATACTAAAAGATAAGTTAGATAGATCATTATAAGATTTGTGAAACTTTTTCCACCCAACAAATAGGAAAGTATTGCCAAACCTCAATAGTCTATAACTAGTGCAATTTTTACAAATGTGATgaattgacaaaataaaatgagTACGAAAAGTTAGAAGCCGGACaccaaaacaattataaaattcatCAACATGTTATCATGTTCTTTGACACTCATGAAGAATGATAAAAGGAGCTGCTATTCGATATTGCCATTGCTACCGGAAAAGACAACAAGCTGCACATTTGCTCGTGGTTTAATCTCTTTGTGATGGTCCAAGCATAAGCACTGCTTTTTtccatattttgttttcataatatttttgggACAAACCTCAAATGGGATGGTAGAGAGTCACTCACTCAAAGCATCCATTTTGCATGCCAACGAGCAAGAACAATGAGGTGACACCAACAAGAAGATAATTCATTAAAAGACATTTTTTATATGAGTGCAATAAGTTTTGTGAAGGTATATTGTAACGATCACGCCCTTCTTGAAGAATGATGCAATTGAACAAAGCAAAGGACCCAATTTTCCAAGACTCTAATTCTCTTGTGTTCAATATGTTCTTTCACGCTCATGGTTCATATTCTCGATAAGTTCTCATACAAGTTTACTTATTTTTGCTAGTTAAGAGTAGGTTAGAAACGTTTTTTCGTTTGACTAAATGAATTGGGAGTGATTTGAGTGAATATGTTGCAAGTTGTTGTTATGGACATCAACACCACCATTAGTTTAGTTCTGTAAATTTTTGCATTCACTAAAGAGCATTTGAATCTAGATCACTATTCATCCAGAATAAAGTGCATTTGCATTAATTCCACATGTGAGGACGGTACAAAGCtgttaatttttatgtttttgtgcTTAGCTTGTTTTACAATTATTTGATTCTTCGTAAAAAGATAACAAGTTTTTCATGCAGAGTGGAATTGAATTAATGAAAGtgaggtttaaaaaaaataactccCACAATCTCTTCATAagttttacattttatttttctaccATAACTTTACATTTGCTTTATTAGTCAATTTAGTCAACATATACCCTCCATAACTATccatattttttccttttattacAACCATTGATACAAGTAAACAATAATACACATAATTAAAGACCTTAACTCACCCACTTACTTGTTCCAACTCCCCTCTATCTAGTCAATTGAAAATCTCCATTCTATAAATATCATTCTTGATCGACATCTTCTCTAAATATACCATAGATAAAGGGGAGTTGGATTCATCTGTTATTCTCACTATATGAGCGACATCGATTCGTGATCGCATGTTACGATTGAGCCAAAATCAGTCGATTTCTTGCTCGATTCATGGGTCCTTGAGAGTATGTCGAAGCCTTGGTTACCTACATGGTCAGATTCGACGCCTAGTGAGTTCAACTCGCTTTATTCATCGAATATGGAAAGTATTTCATTGATGATGGTTGAATAAGAGACTTCAGCTCTAATATCCGTTAAATCGGACTCCCCTTCGTCGATGGTGGTTGAATTGGACTCTTTGACTATGATACTAGACACCGATGCAATGGAGAGACGCATGTCAACTGTGGAAATTTAGGCTATTTATTGTTCTACCATGTTGTTGATACCAGAATATGCTCAGGATATCTGATTAGAAACACATTATTGAGGGTAGTATGTGATAGTTCATTAAATGACGTTTCGACTATTATAAGTATCTGATCATTATGGAGGGTACCAGAATTAATGTAGATACAAACATCAGTCTACACAATTGATCAAATGCTTATAGTAGTTGAAACATCAAATGAACTATCACATACTACCCTCAATAATGTGTTTCTAAGTTTACAAGCTTGCGTGGTGGAAATCATTACAACAAAGGGCCATAATTACTATAAGTTTCCACAAATCAAAAACATTTACAACTTATGGCAGACATGCTTTCACATGTCCTAGAAGTGGATCTATACTTAGTAAAGGAATGTATGGACTATTTGATGGAAGCAAAAGAGATAGATGAACTAGAAGATCTTATCATAGATCAAATGGAGGATGTACTCTAGAGGGATGTACTCTAGAGAGGGTACATGTCAGTTTTTGTGAAGGTGtgttaattttaataaaggAATGTCAGTATCAATGAAGGTAAGTAAGTTTTTATGAATGTAGgataatttttgtatatttacAAGTACAAAATACTTCCAAATAATGGAATATGT
This genomic window contains:
- the LOC124910668 gene encoding NADPH-dependent aldo-keto reductase, chloroplastic-like, with translation MEMEEAAKVEPQYFELNTGAKMPSVGLGTWKAPPTVVRDAVITAVKAGYRHIDCAKVYDNEHEIGSALKELFSDGVVSRNDMWITSKLWSGDHAPEDVSKALTKTLADLQLDYIDLYLIHWPFRTKSGTRGWDPELMAPLCLAETWAAMEGLYASGQARAIGVSNFSTKKLEDLLTYAKIPPAVNQVECHPGWQQPALHNLCNSTGVHLSAYSPLGSSGTWVKGEILKDPILNEVAEKIGKSPAQVALRWGIQSGHSVLPKSVNESRIKENLDLFNWSISPEHFSKLSSIPQKRLLRGEFAIHESCSPYKSLEELWDGEI